The following proteins come from a genomic window of Miscanthus floridulus cultivar M001 chromosome 2, ASM1932011v1, whole genome shotgun sequence:
- the LOC136533242 gene encoding probable sugar phosphate/phosphate translocator At3g11320 encodes MMAKGGASPSPGGAGGPAAGNGRLFTVGLVTAWYSSNIGVLLLNKYLLSNYGFKYPIFLTMCHMSACALLSYAAIAWLRVVPMQLVRSRVQLAKIAALSLVFCGSVVSGNVSLRYLPVSFNQAVGATTPFFTAIFAYIMTVKRESWVTYLTLVPVVTGVIIASGGEPSFHLFGFIMCIGATAARALKTVLQGILLSSEGEKLNSMNLLLYMAPIAVIFLLPATIFMEDNVVGITIQLAKKDFTIVWLLLFNSCLAYFVNLTNFLVTKHTSALTLQVLGNAKGAVAVVVSIMIFKNPVSITGMLGYTLTVIGVILYSESKKRSNKP; translated from the exons ATGATGGCCAAGGGCGGCGCCTCGCCGTCCCCCGGCGGCGCGGGGGGTCCCGCGGCGGGGAACGGCCGCCTCTTCACAGTGGGGCTGGTCACCGCCTGGTACTCCTCCAACATCGGCGTGCTCCTGCTCAACAAGTACCTCCTCAGCAACTACGGCTTCAAGTACCCAATCTTCCTCACCATGTGCCACATGTCCGCCTGCGCCCTGCTCTCCTACGCCGCCATCGCCTGGCTGCGCGTCGTGCCCATGCAGCTCGTGCGCTCCCGCGTCCAGCTCGCCAAGATCGCCGCGCTCAGCCTCGTCTTCTGCGGCTCCGTCGTCTCCGGGAACGTCTCGCTCCGGTACCTCCCCGTCTCCTTCAACCAGGCGGTCGGCGCCACCACGCCCTTCTTCACCGCCATCTTCGCCTACATCATGACCGTCAAGCGCGAGTCGTGGGTCACCTACCTCACCCTCGTGCCCGTCGTCACTGGAGTCATCATCGCCAGCGGC GGTGAGCCGAGCTTTCATCTGTTTGGCTTCATCATGTGCATAGGAGCAACTGCAGCAAGGGCGTTGAAGACAGTATTGCAAGGAATTCTTCTGTCTTCTGAGGG GGAGAAGCTTAATTCTATGAATCTGCTATTGTACATGGCCCCAATTGCTGTTATTTTCTTGCTTCCTGCAACTATCTTTATGGAGGATAATGTTGTCGGCATTACAATTCAGCTTGCAAAGAAGGATTTCACGATTGTTTGGTTGCTATTGTTCAATTCTTGCTTGGCATATTTTGTCAATTTGACCAATTTCTTGGTGACAAAGCATACTAGCGCACTGACTCTACAG GTTCTCGGAAATGCAAAGGGTGCTGTGGCAGTTGTCGTCTCGATCATGATATTCAAGAATCCTGTGTCCATAACAGGAATGCTCGGTTACACTCTCACGGTTATTGGTGTTATTCTTTACAGCGAATCCAAAAAGCGCAGCAACAAGCCATGA